CCTCGGCCCCAAGCTCCGGCGCTACGAGGCGGCCGCCCGTTGGGAGGAGATCGCCGGGCCTCAGATCGCGGCCAAATCCCGGAGCAAGGGTATGCAAGGCGACGTCCTGGTCATCGAGGTCGATCATCCGGCTTGGGTCCAGGAGTTAAACCTCATGAAAGAGCTGCTCTTGCGGAAGCTTCAGACCGAGCATCCCCGGGCTCGGATCCGCGACCTACGCTTCATACTTAAGTAACAAAATCAAATAGTTGTAATTGTTGGGGAATCCTTTTGAAAGGCCGGTCGATAAATTCGACGGGTGCACACGAGAAGGAGTATGGGATGTTTCCTCGTGTGTTGGGCCGGATCCTCGGCCGTATCGCCTCCGCGACCTGCGAAGGCTTCCATCAATTCCAGCAAAGCGCCCGGAATGTTCTCAGCCAAAGCCCGAGCGACTTGATCGAAGGCGCCTTTCGGCGCGGTCTGACCGACGCCGCTCTGATGCTCATCGCGCCGCCCGCCGCTCGGCCGCTGGTGGCCGCCTTTCGGGCCTGGGAATTCATCAACAGCCGCAACCTGAGCGAAAATCGCGTTTCGGAAACCGCGGAGCCCGCCACCTCGTCGATGAAAGGCAGCTTGGAATGCTACCTGCAAGCGATGTCGCTGGAAAACTCCTACCTCATCTCGCCGGTCGGCACCCTGCCTTATGAGGAATGCCTCCACTGACCGAAGCTAGATCGCGTAGCCGTCCTTCTCGAGGGCGTGCTGGGCGATCTGCAGCTTGAGATCGAGCGTATTGAGCGGCTTGACCTCGAGAATGCGGTCGATGGCCTTGGCGTACTTCTCGTAGGCCGCGTCGTCGCCCTTGGCCACGTTGGCGCAGAACTGCTTGGCCAGGGTGACCAGCTCCAGGCACTTCTCGGTGACGTAGGACTTGGTGATGGCGATCGGGATCCGGGCCTTCTCCTCGCCGACCTGCTTGATCAGCTGGAGCGAACGGAGCAAGGCCGATTCCATGGCATAAACCTCGATGATGAAGTCGGCCATCGCGATCATGAAGCTCTGGCGGTCCTTGATCTCGCCCATATACTTCTGCACCGCCACGCCGCTGACGTAGACCGCCAGCTTCTTGGCTTGGTTGACCAGGTTGATCCGGTTGACCAGGACCCGTTGGTCGGTTTCCTTGGGGAAGCCTTCCTTGAGCTGGCCCAGGATCCGCTGGATCTCGCCCATCAGGTCGATCTCGCCCTTCATCGCCCGCTTGAGCAGGGTGCCGGGGATGATCATCCGGTTGATCTCGTTGGTGCCCTCGAAGATCCGGTTGATCCGGGAGTTCCGGTAGAAAGCCTCGACCGGGTATTCCTCGATGTAGCCGTAGCCGCCGTGCATTTGGACGCCCTCGTCGGCGACGAAGTCCATCGCCTCCGAGCCGTAGACTTTGCAGATCGAGGCCTCGATCGCGTACTCCTCGACCATCTGCAGCGCCTTCTTGTCGTATTCGGCGTCGCTCTTGTCCAAGGTCGCAATCGCCGCGTCGAGCTCGCCGGCATAGCGGTACATGATCGACTCGGTGACGTAGGTCCGGATCACGCTGTCGGCGATCTTCTGCTGGATGATCTCGAAATCGGCCAGCGGTTGGCCGAACTGCTTGCGCTCCTTGACGTAGCGGACGGTGTGCTCGAGCACCCGCTTGCAGCCGCCGGTGCAGGCCGCGCCGAGCTTCCAACGGCCGACGTTGAGGACGTTGAAGGCGATCTTGTGGCCCTTGCCGATCTCACCGAGCACGTTCTCGACCGGGACCTTGGCGTCCTGGAGGATGATCGGCACCGTGGACGAGCCGTGGATGCCCATCTTTTTCTCTTCCTTGCCGGCGCTGACGCCCTCGTAGCCCTTCTCGACGATGAAGCCGGTGAAGTGCTCGCCGTCGACCTTGGCGAAGACCGTGATCACGTCGGCCCAGGAGCCGTTGGTGATGAACATCTTTTCGCCGTTCAGGATGTAGTGCTTGCCGTCGGGCGAAAGCACCGCCTTGGTCTTGGCGGCCAGAGCGTCGGAGCCGGAGCCGGCCTCGGTGAGGGCGTAAGCGCCGATGTACTCGCCGGTGGCGAGCTTCGGCAGGTACTTCCGCTTCTGCTCCTCGGTGCCGAAGTAAAGGATCGGCAGGGTTCCGATGCCGGTGTGGCACATGTAGGAGACGGTCCAGGAGCCCTGGGTGGTCGCCTGTTCGCTCATGATGGTGCTGGCGACCTTGCCCAGCCCCAATCCGCCGTAGGCCTCGGGAATCTCGGCCATCAGGAGGCCGATCTCGCCGGCCTTGCGCAGCAGGCCGTCGGAGACGCCGGGCTCCTTGTGCTCGATTTTCTCGTTGTTCGGCCAGACCTCCTTGTCGACGAAGTCCTTGACCGTTTGACCCATCTGGAGCTGCTCCTCGGTCATGTTCTCGGGGATGAAGATTTCTTCCTCTCCGACTCGGGAGAGAAGCCAGCTCGCGCCTTGGCGGATCTTTGCAAACATAGGGATCTCCTATTGTAGGGGCACCTCTCGCAGGTGCCCCATCTACGAAACGATGTCCTTGCCCAAGGGCGACCGCAAGGGTCGCCCCTACTCGCTCAGCGTCTTCTTAAACTCGGCCGTCAACAAGGGTACGATCTCGAAGAG
The DNA window shown above is from bacterium and carries:
- a CDS encoding DUF721 domain-containing protein, whose product is MKPWRRPGKIGDILQQALESWDLGPKLRRYEAAARWEEIAGPQIAAKSRSKGMQGDVLVIEVDHPAWVQELNLMKELLLRKLQTEHPRARIRDLRFILK
- a CDS encoding acyl-CoA dehydrogenase family protein, which gives rise to MFAKIRQGASWLLSRVGEEEIFIPENMTEEQLQMGQTVKDFVDKEVWPNNEKIEHKEPGVSDGLLRKAGEIGLLMAEIPEAYGGLGLGKVASTIMSEQATTQGSWTVSYMCHTGIGTLPILYFGTEEQKRKYLPKLATGEYIGAYALTEAGSGSDALAAKTKAVLSPDGKHYILNGEKMFITNGSWADVITVFAKVDGEHFTGFIVEKGYEGVSAGKEEKKMGIHGSSTVPIILQDAKVPVENVLGEIGKGHKIAFNVLNVGRWKLGAACTGGCKRVLEHTVRYVKERKQFGQPLADFEIIQQKIADSVIRTYVTESIMYRYAGELDAAIATLDKSDAEYDKKALQMVEEYAIEASICKVYGSEAMDFVADEGVQMHGGYGYIEEYPVEAFYRNSRINRIFEGTNEINRMIIPGTLLKRAMKGEIDLMGEIQRILGQLKEGFPKETDQRVLVNRINLVNQAKKLAVYVSGVAVQKYMGEIKDRQSFMIAMADFIIEVYAMESALLRSLQLIKQVGEEKARIPIAITKSYVTEKCLELVTLAKQFCANVAKGDDAAYEKYAKAIDRILEVKPLNTLDLKLQIAQHALEKDGYAI